In the genome of Myxococcus stipitatus, one region contains:
- the rplR gene encoding 50S ribosomal protein L18, protein MPTKIDPRIKRKNRIRKKLSGTTERPRLTVYKSLKHIYAQVVDDTTGRTLAFASSLSKELKGQDEGDKKADAKRVGALIAQRCKAANVEAVVFDRNGFPYHGRIAAVADAAREAGLKF, encoded by the coding sequence ATGCCGACGAAGATCGATCCCCGTATCAAGAGGAAGAACCGCATCCGCAAGAAGCTCTCGGGTACCACCGAGCGGCCGCGGCTTACCGTCTACAAGAGCCTCAAGCACATCTATGCGCAGGTGGTGGATGACACCACGGGCCGCACCCTCGCGTTTGCCTCGTCGCTGTCCAAGGAGCTGAAGGGCCAGGACGAAGGCGACAAGAAGGCGGACGCGAAGCGGGTGGGTGCCCTCATCGCGCAGCGGTGCAAGGCTGCCAACGTCGAGGCGGTGGTGTTCGACCGCAACGGCTTCCCCTATCACGGGCGCATCGCCGCCGTGGCTGACGCCGCGCGCGAGGCCGGGCTGAAGTTCTAG
- the rplF gene encoding 50S ribosomal protein L6, producing MSRIGKLAIKLGDKTKAIVAGQQVNFEGPKGKLSVKLPAKVKVEIKDGQVNVLREDESREARSLHGLTRTILANAAKGVSTGFEKKLDIRGVGFRAEVKGKAIHFALGYSHPVVFNLPEGVTAEVDKQARTEDSLPTVGLTLRSADKEVLGATAVNIRSLRPPEPYKGKGIKYAEERIRRKEGKTGTT from the coding sequence ATGAGTCGGATTGGAAAACTGGCGATCAAGCTCGGCGACAAGACGAAGGCCATCGTCGCCGGCCAGCAGGTGAACTTCGAGGGCCCCAAGGGCAAGCTGTCGGTGAAGCTGCCCGCGAAGGTCAAGGTCGAGATCAAGGACGGCCAGGTCAACGTGCTGCGCGAGGACGAGTCCCGCGAGGCGCGCAGCCTGCACGGCCTGACGCGCACCATCCTCGCGAACGCCGCCAAGGGCGTGTCCACGGGCTTCGAGAAGAAGCTGGACATCCGTGGCGTCGGTTTCCGCGCCGAGGTCAAGGGCAAGGCCATCCACTTCGCGCTGGGCTACTCCCACCCGGTGGTGTTCAACCTGCCGGAGGGCGTGACGGCGGAAGTGGACAAGCAGGCCCGTACCGAGGACAGCCTCCCCACCGTGGGGCTGACGCTGCGCTCCGCGGACAAGGAAGTGCTGGGCGCGACGGCGGTCAACATCCGCTCGCTGCGTCCGCCCGAGCCCTACAAGGGCAAGGGCATCAAGTACGCCGAGGAGCGCATCCGCCGTAAGGAGGGCAAGACCGGAACGACCTAA
- the rpsH gene encoding 30S ribosomal protein S8, whose protein sequence is MPVNDPVGDMLTRLRNASRARHDKVVIPHSKLKLEIIKVLKDEGFIGDFTVHTLEGTPQSEITVQLKYGPDRSPAITGIRRVSKPGLRRYAGVNDIPQVLGGMGISILSTSRGILVDSEARKQKAGGELLCTVY, encoded by the coding sequence ATGCCGGTCAATGATCCCGTTGGCGACATGCTGACCCGCCTGCGCAATGCTTCGCGCGCGCGTCACGACAAGGTCGTCATCCCCCATTCGAAACTGAAGCTCGAGATCATCAAGGTCCTCAAGGACGAGGGCTTCATCGGGGACTTCACCGTCCACACGCTCGAGGGTACGCCCCAGAGCGAGATCACGGTGCAGCTCAAGTACGGCCCGGACCGCAGCCCCGCCATCACCGGCATCCGCCGCGTGTCGAAGCCGGGTCTGCGCCGCTATGCCGGCGTGAACGACATCCCGCAGGTGCTGGGTGGCATGGGTATCTCCATCCTCTCGACCTCGCGCGGCATCCTGGTGGACTCGGAGGCCCGCAAGCAGAAGGCGGGCGGCGAGCTGCTCTGCACCGTCTACTAG
- a CDS encoding type Z 30S ribosomal protein S14, with protein sequence MAKLSKIAQAKRKPKFAVRQYNRCPLCGRPRAFLRKFKMCRICLRNRALRGEITGVTKSSW encoded by the coding sequence ATGGCCAAGCTCTCCAAGATCGCCCAGGCGAAGCGCAAGCCGAAGTTCGCGGTGCGCCAGTACAACCGCTGCCCGCTCTGCGGCCGTCCGCGCGCGTTCCTGCGCAAGTTCAAGATGTGCCGTATCTGCCTGCGCAACCGTGCGCTGCGCGGCGAGATCACCGGCGTCACCAAGTCGTCCTGGTAG
- the rplE gene encoding 50S ribosomal protein L5, protein MADEKKAEQKEKKAKRGKKEEAKKVGFAANIEEGLESKPARLKVRFQKEGVPALMKELGLKNPMEVPRLQKIVVNMGLGEALANNKILESAVDQLAAITGQKPIVTRARKSIANFKLRQGQAIGAAVTLRGARMFEFMDRLITVALPRVRDFKGVSPKAFDGKGNYTLGVREQIIFPEINYDQIEKVKGLNISFVTTARNDEQGLALMRHFGMPFRQ, encoded by the coding sequence ATGGCTGACGAGAAGAAGGCCGAGCAGAAGGAAAAGAAGGCGAAGCGCGGCAAGAAGGAAGAGGCCAAGAAGGTTGGCTTCGCGGCGAACATCGAGGAAGGCCTTGAGAGCAAGCCGGCCCGCCTGAAGGTTCGCTTCCAGAAGGAAGGGGTGCCCGCCCTGATGAAGGAGCTGGGCCTCAAGAACCCGATGGAAGTTCCGCGCCTGCAGAAGATCGTCGTCAACATGGGTCTGGGCGAGGCGCTCGCCAACAACAAGATCCTGGAGTCGGCTGTGGACCAACTCGCGGCGATCACGGGCCAGAAGCCCATCGTGACGCGCGCCCGGAAATCCATCGCGAACTTCAAGCTGCGCCAGGGCCAGGCCATCGGTGCCGCCGTCACGCTGCGCGGCGCCCGCATGTTCGAGTTCATGGACCGCCTCATCACCGTGGCGCTGCCGCGCGTGCGTGACTTCAAGGGCGTGTCCCCCAAGGCGTTCGACGGGAAGGGCAACTACACGCTCGGCGTCCGCGAGCAGATCATCTTCCCCGAAATCAACTACGACCAGATCGAGAAGGTGAAGGGGCTCAACATCAGCTTCGTCACCACCGCGCGGAATGACGAGCAGGGGCTGGCGCTGATGCGTCACTTCGGCATGCCGTTCCGCCAGTAA
- the rplX gene encoding 50S ribosomal protein L24 yields MQKLKVGDTVQVQAGAEASEKTPATKRGKVLKIDRESGRVTVEGLRLVKRHLRKTPQNPEGGIVEKPGTIALASVQVVCAKCDKATRVGIKTEGEKHQRFCKKCKALID; encoded by the coding sequence ATGCAGAAACTGAAGGTGGGAGACACGGTTCAGGTCCAGGCCGGTGCCGAGGCCTCCGAGAAGACCCCCGCGACGAAGCGCGGCAAGGTGCTGAAGATTGACCGGGAGTCAGGCCGCGTGACGGTGGAAGGCCTGCGGCTGGTCAAGCGTCACCTGCGCAAGACGCCCCAGAACCCCGAAGGTGGCATTGTCGAGAAGCCCGGCACCATCGCCCTGGCCAGTGTCCAGGTCGTGTGCGCCAAGTGCGACAAGGCGACCCGCGTGGGAATCAAGACCGAGGGTGAGAAGCACCAGCGCTTCTGCAAGAAGTGCAAGGCGCTGATTGACTAG
- the rplN gene encoding 50S ribosomal protein L14 translates to MIQMTSVLDVADNSGAKKVFCIKVLGGSKRKYASIGDVIVVSIREALPNSKVKKGDVAKAVIVRTKREVGRPDGSFIKFDGNSAVLINKDMEPIGTRIFGPVARELRARKFMKIISLAPEVL, encoded by the coding sequence ATGATTCAGATGACGAGCGTGCTCGACGTGGCGGACAACTCGGGCGCGAAGAAGGTGTTCTGCATCAAGGTGCTCGGCGGTTCGAAGCGCAAGTACGCGTCTATCGGCGACGTGATTGTCGTGTCGATTCGCGAGGCGCTGCCCAACTCCAAGGTGAAGAAGGGTGACGTGGCCAAGGCCGTCATCGTCCGCACCAAGCGCGAGGTGGGTCGTCCCGACGGCAGCTTCATCAAGTTCGATGGCAACTCCGCGGTCCTCATCAACAAGGACATGGAGCCCATTGGTACGCGCATCTTCGGGCCGGTGGCCCGTGAGCTCCGCGCCCGTAAGTTCATGAAGATCATCTCGCTGGCGCCCGAAGTCCTCTGA
- the rpsQ gene encoding 30S ribosomal protein S17 — MREQMAETTEAPKAETSTRGRPKTRVGIVTSNKMQKTVVVTVQRRAPHPKYGKIMSLREKYKAHVEDHDYPKKVTINEGDRVRIAETKPASKDKRWRVVEVLEKSKNV, encoded by the coding sequence GTGAGAGAACAGATGGCTGAGACGACTGAAGCGCCCAAGGCAGAGACCTCGACCCGCGGCCGTCCCAAGACGCGCGTGGGAATCGTCACCTCCAACAAGATGCAGAAGACGGTGGTGGTCACCGTTCAGCGCCGGGCTCCCCACCCGAAGTACGGGAAGATCATGAGCCTGCGTGAGAAGTACAAGGCGCACGTGGAGGACCACGACTACCCGAAGAAGGTCACGATCAACGAGGGTGACCGGGTCCGGATCGCTGAGACCAAGCCTGCCTCGAAGGACAAGCGGTGGCGCGTGGTTGAGGTGCTGGAGAAGAGCAAGAACGTCTAG
- the rpmC gene encoding 50S ribosomal protein L29, translated as MEIAMATAKELRELSADDLQRRATELRETLFQDQLKRRTGSLDNPAERTLHRRDLARVLMVLGEKKKAAKA; from the coding sequence GTGGAGATTGCAATGGCGACTGCGAAGGAACTGAGGGAGCTGTCGGCGGACGACCTGCAGCGGCGGGCGACGGAACTGCGCGAGACGCTGTTCCAGGACCAGCTCAAGCGGCGGACGGGCTCGCTGGACAACCCGGCGGAGCGGACCCTGCACCGGCGTGACCTGGCTCGGGTGCTGATGGTGCTCGGCGAGAAGAAGAAGGCGGCGAAGGCGTAG
- the rplP gene encoding 50S ribosomal protein L16 yields MLQPARTKYRKMHKGRTPGAAHRGSDLTYGEFGLMSLQPGWITSRQIEAARIAMTRHVKRGGKIWIRIFPDKPITKKPAETRMGTGKGGVEYYVAVVKPGRILYEMEGMTKEVATGALKLAQAKLPVLTKIVTRSELSL; encoded by the coding sequence ATGCTTCAGCCTGCACGTACGAAGTACCGCAAGATGCACAAGGGCCGCACGCCCGGCGCCGCGCACCGTGGCAGCGACTTGACCTACGGTGAGTTCGGTCTGATGAGCCTTCAGCCGGGTTGGATTACGTCTCGGCAGATCGAGGCGGCCCGTATCGCGATGACCCGTCACGTGAAGCGTGGCGGCAAGATCTGGATCCGTATCTTCCCGGACAAGCCCATCACCAAGAAGCCCGCCGAGACCCGAATGGGTACCGGTAAGGGCGGCGTGGAGTACTACGTCGCGGTGGTGAAGCCTGGCCGTATCCTCTACGAGATGGAGGGTATGACGAAGGAAGTGGCCACCGGGGCGCTGAAGCTGGCGCAGGCGAAGCTGCCGGTGCTGACGAAGATCGTGACTCGCTCGGAGCTCAGCCTCTAG
- the rpsC gene encoding 30S ribosomal protein S3: protein MGQKVHPIGFRLGVIKTWDSKWFEHKNYAQWLHEDIRIREFVKKSLNHAGVSKVEIERAANKVKVNVHTARPGIVIGKRGAGIETVKKDLQQFTKNEVFLNIVEVRKAETDAQLVAENIATQLERRIAFRRAMKKALQTAMKFGAKGIRVACSGRLGGAEMARYEWYREGRVPLHTLRADIDYGFAEAKTTYGKIGCKVWVCKGEVLPGKGGQAPMPSNR, encoded by the coding sequence TTGGGACAGAAAGTTCATCCGATCGGGTTCCGGCTTGGCGTCATCAAGACCTGGGACTCCAAGTGGTTCGAGCACAAGAACTACGCGCAGTGGCTCCATGAAGACATCCGCATCCGCGAGTTCGTGAAGAAGTCGCTGAACCACGCGGGCGTGTCCAAGGTGGAGATCGAGCGCGCCGCTAACAAGGTGAAGGTCAACGTCCACACCGCGCGCCCGGGTATCGTCATCGGCAAGCGCGGCGCGGGCATCGAGACGGTGAAGAAGGACCTCCAGCAGTTCACGAAGAACGAGGTCTTCCTCAACATCGTCGAGGTCCGCAAGGCCGAGACCGACGCGCAGCTCGTGGCGGAGAACATCGCCACGCAGCTCGAGCGCCGCATTGCCTTCCGCCGCGCCATGAAGAAGGCGCTGCAGACGGCGATGAAGTTCGGAGCCAAGGGCATCCGCGTGGCCTGCTCGGGCCGCCTGGGTGGCGCCGAGATGGCTCGCTACGAGTGGTACCGCGAGGGCCGCGTGCCCCTGCACACCCTCCGCGCGGACATCGACTACGGCTTCGCCGAGGCCAAGACGACCTACGGCAAGATTGGCTGCAAGGTCTGGGTCTGCAAGGGCGAGGTTCTCCCGGGCAAGGGCGGCCAGGCCCCCATGCCTTCCAACCGGTAA
- the rplV gene encoding 50S ribosomal protein L22, with the protein MESTAHLRFLRMSPRKLSTVAALVRGKPVEAALNILKFTPRAAALPVEKLIKSAVANATDKSKGQVDVDTLYVKTISVDQGPTQRRFMPRAMGRATPIKKKTAHVHVVLAEAKK; encoded by the coding sequence ATGGAGTCGACTGCACATCTGCGTTTCCTGCGCATGAGCCCCCGCAAGCTGTCCACCGTTGCGGCGCTCGTCCGGGGCAAGCCCGTCGAGGCGGCCCTCAACATCCTGAAGTTCACCCCGCGCGCCGCGGCCCTCCCGGTGGAGAAGCTCATCAAGAGCGCCGTGGCCAACGCGACGGACAAGTCCAAGGGACAGGTCGACGTGGACACGCTCTACGTCAAGACCATCTCGGTGGACCAGGGTCCCACCCAGCGCCGGTTCATGCCGCGCGCCATGGGCCGGGCGACCCCCATCAAGAAGAAGACCGCCCACGTCCACGTGGTGCTGGCCGAGGCCAAGAAGTAG
- the rpsS gene encoding 30S ribosomal protein S19: MARSIKKGPFVDDFLVKRIEDMIKTNKKTVVKTWSRRSTILPEFVGHTFAVHNGKKFIPVFVTENMVGHKLGEFAPTRTFGGHSAEKKVAKAPGK, encoded by the coding sequence ATGGCTCGTTCGATCAAGAAGGGTCCGTTCGTCGACGACTTCCTCGTGAAGAGAATCGAGGACATGATCAAGACGAACAAGAAGACTGTCGTGAAGACGTGGTCCCGCCGCTCCACCATCCTGCCGGAGTTCGTGGGTCACACCTTCGCGGTGCACAACGGGAAGAAGTTCATCCCGGTGTTCGTCACGGAGAACATGGTCGGCCACAAGCTCGGCGAGTTCGCCCCGACGCGTACGTTCGGTGGACACTCGGCGGAGAAGAAGGTCGCCAAGGCCCCGGGCAAGTAG
- the rplB gene encoding 50S ribosomal protein L2 translates to MGIKKYKPTSAARRLMTVSDFADITKDAPEKKLTEPLKRSGGRNVHGHITRRHQGGGHKRRYRVIDFKRRDKDGVPAKVTAVEYDPNRTANIALLTYADGEKRYILAPVGLNVGDTVFAGENADIRPGNSLPLQNIPVGTVIHNVELKPGRGAQVIRSAGTSGQLMAKEGRYAQVRMPSGTVRMVLIECRATVGQVGNIEHEIIRIGKAGKSRWLGIRPTVRGLAMNPVDHPHGGGEGKSGQGNPHPVSPWGKKTKGLTTRTNKRTDKFIVSGRRQGARSQ, encoded by the coding sequence ATGGGCATCAAGAAGTACAAGCCGACAAGCGCCGCCCGCCGTCTGATGACGGTGTCCGATTTCGCGGACATCACCAAGGACGCGCCCGAGAAGAAGCTGACCGAGCCGCTGAAGCGCTCGGGCGGCCGTAACGTCCACGGACACATCACCCGTCGTCACCAGGGTGGTGGTCACAAGCGCCGCTACCGCGTCATCGACTTCAAGCGTCGGGACAAGGACGGCGTGCCGGCCAAGGTCACCGCGGTGGAGTACGACCCGAACCGCACCGCCAACATCGCCCTGCTGACGTACGCGGACGGTGAGAAGCGCTACATCCTGGCCCCGGTGGGCCTGAATGTGGGCGACACGGTGTTCGCCGGCGAGAACGCGGACATCCGTCCGGGTAACTCCCTGCCGCTGCAGAACATCCCGGTGGGTACGGTCATCCACAACGTGGAGCTGAAGCCGGGCCGTGGCGCCCAGGTCATCCGCTCCGCGGGCACGTCTGGCCAGCTGATGGCGAAGGAGGGCCGCTACGCTCAGGTGCGTATGCCTTCCGGTACCGTCCGCATGGTGCTGATTGAGTGCCGCGCCACCGTGGGCCAGGTGGGCAACATCGAGCACGAGATCATCCGCATCGGCAAGGCGGGAAAGAGCCGGTGGCTGGGCATCCGCCCGACGGTCCGTGGTCTCGCGATGAACCCTGTCGACCACCCGCACGGTGGTGGTGAGGGTAAGTCCGGCCAGGGTAACCCGCACCCGGTGTCGCCGTGGGGCAAGAAGACCAAGGGCCTCACCACGCGTACCAACAAGCGTACTGACAAGTTCATTGTGAGCGGCCGCCGCCAGGGCGCGCGCAGCCAGTAA
- a CDS encoding 50S ribosomal protein L23, translating into MNLSDVIKGPLITEKLDKAREKFRQYSFIVDRKATKHDVARAVETLFKVSVEGVRTNIVRGKIKRVGRSIGKRPNFKKAVVTLKEGDSIELFEGGAA; encoded by the coding sequence ATGAATCTCAGCGACGTCATCAAGGGCCCGCTCATCACCGAGAAGCTGGACAAGGCCCGCGAGAAGTTCCGGCAGTACTCGTTCATCGTTGACCGCAAGGCCACCAAGCATGACGTGGCTCGCGCGGTGGAAACGCTCTTCAAGGTCTCCGTCGAGGGTGTTCGTACGAACATCGTCCGCGGCAAGATCAAGCGCGTGGGTCGGAGCATCGGCAAGCGGCCCAACTTCAAGAAGGCGGTCGTCACCCTCAAGGAAGGCGACTCGATCGAACTCTTCGAGGGAGGGGCGGCCTGA
- the rplD gene encoding 50S ribosomal protein L4: MAKFDVVDLDLKKVSEIELSDDIFGAEPNTHLFYEVAKMQQINRRRGTVGVKNTSLVSGGGKKPWKQKGTGRARQGSIRASHWVGGGKAMAPKSRDYFYRPPRKVRRGALKSALSLRAKEKTLIILSGFSLDAPKSKQAFEVLTKRLKLQNALVVDDKGNTNLHRSVRNLAKFDVLPPEGVNLEAVLKHSHLVLTSAAAKSLEGALS; the protein is encoded by the coding sequence ATGGCGAAGTTTGACGTTGTCGACCTGGATTTGAAGAAGGTGTCGGAGATCGAGCTCTCCGACGATATCTTCGGCGCCGAGCCGAACACGCACCTCTTTTACGAGGTCGCGAAGATGCAGCAGATCAACCGGCGTCGCGGCACGGTGGGGGTGAAGAACACCTCGCTGGTCAGCGGCGGCGGCAAGAAGCCCTGGAAGCAGAAGGGCACCGGTCGCGCCCGCCAGGGCTCCATCCGCGCTTCCCACTGGGTGGGCGGCGGCAAGGCGATGGCTCCCAAGTCGCGCGACTACTTCTACCGCCCGCCCCGTAAGGTGCGTCGCGGCGCGCTCAAGTCCGCGTTGTCCCTGCGGGCCAAGGAGAAGACGCTCATCATCCTGAGCGGGTTCTCCCTGGATGCCCCCAAGAGCAAGCAGGCCTTCGAGGTGCTGACCAAGCGCCTGAAGCTGCAGAACGCTCTGGTGGTGGACGACAAGGGCAACACCAACCTGCACCGCAGCGTGCGGAACCTGGCGAAGTTCGACGTGCTGCCTCCCGAGGGTGTCAACCTCGAGGCCGTGCTGAAGCACTCGCACCTCGTCCTGACCTCCGCGGCCGCGAAGTCCCTCGAGGGGGCGCTCTCATGA
- the rpsJ gene encoding 30S ribosomal protein S10, which translates to MATQKIRIRLKAYDSKLLDQSAGEIVETAKRTGAKVAGPIPLPTRINKFTVLRSPHVDKKSREQFEIRTHKRLLDILEPTQQTLDALMKLDLSAGVDVEIKS; encoded by the coding sequence ATGGCGACACAGAAGATCCGCATCCGGCTGAAGGCATACGACTCGAAGCTCCTGGACCAGAGCGCGGGGGAGATCGTCGAGACGGCTAAGCGCACGGGCGCGAAGGTGGCCGGTCCGATCCCCCTTCCGACGCGCATCAACAAGTTCACGGTGCTGCGGTCGCCGCACGTGGACAAGAAGAGCCGCGAGCAGTTTGAGATCCGCACGCACAAGCGCCTGCTCGACATTCTCGAGCCTACGCAGCAGACGCTGGATGCGTTGATGAAGCTGGATCTGTCGGCTGGCGTTGACGTCGAGATCAAGTCCTAG
- the tuf gene encoding elongation factor Tu: MAKEKFERNKPHVNIGTIGHVDHGKTSLTAAITKVLAKTGGATFLAYDQIDKAPEERERGITISTAHVEYQTANRHYAHVDCPGHADYVKNMITGAAQMDGAILVVSAADGPMPQTREHILLARQVGVPYIVVFLNKVDLLDDPELRELVEMEVRDLLKKYEFPGDTIPIIPGSAVKALEGDTSDIGEPAILKLMAAVDSYIPTPQRATDKPFLMPVEDVFSIAGRGTVATGRVERGKIKVGEEVEVVGLRPTQKTVVTGVEMFRKLLDEGMAGDNIGALVRGLKREDMERGQVIAKPGSITPHTKFKAQIYVLSKEEGGRHTPFFKGYRPQFYFRTTDVTGTVKLPDNVEMVMPGDNIAIEVDLITPVAMEKELRFAVREGGRTVGAGVVAEVIE, translated from the coding sequence ATGGCCAAGGAGAAGTTCGAGCGTAACAAGCCCCACGTGAACATCGGCACGATCGGACACGTGGACCACGGCAAGACGTCGCTGACGGCGGCCATCACGAAGGTGCTGGCGAAGACGGGCGGCGCCACGTTCCTGGCGTACGACCAGATCGACAAGGCGCCGGAAGAGCGCGAGCGCGGCATCACGATTTCGACGGCGCACGTGGAGTACCAGACGGCGAACCGTCACTACGCGCACGTCGACTGTCCGGGCCACGCCGACTACGTGAAGAACATGATCACGGGCGCGGCGCAGATGGACGGCGCGATTCTGGTGGTGTCGGCGGCGGACGGCCCGATGCCGCAGACGCGTGAGCACATCCTGCTGGCGCGCCAGGTCGGCGTTCCGTACATCGTGGTCTTCCTGAACAAGGTGGACCTGCTGGACGACCCCGAGCTGCGCGAGCTGGTGGAGATGGAGGTCCGGGACCTGCTGAAGAAGTACGAGTTCCCGGGCGACACCATCCCCATCATCCCTGGGTCCGCCGTGAAGGCGCTCGAGGGTGACACGAGCGACATCGGCGAGCCGGCCATCCTGAAGCTGATGGCGGCGGTGGACAGCTACATCCCGACCCCGCAGCGCGCGACGGACAAGCCCTTCCTGATGCCGGTGGAGGACGTGTTCTCCATCGCCGGCCGTGGAACGGTGGCGACGGGTCGCGTGGAGCGCGGCAAGATCAAGGTCGGCGAGGAAGTCGAAGTCGTCGGTCTGCGTCCGACGCAGAAGACGGTCGTGACGGGCGTGGAGATGTTCCGCAAGCTGCTGGACGAGGGCATGGCGGGCGACAACATCGGCGCGCTGGTCCGCGGCCTGAAGCGCGAGGACATGGAGCGTGGCCAGGTGATTGCGAAGCCGGGCTCCATCACGCCGCACACGAAGTTCAAGGCGCAGATCTACGTGCTGTCGAAGGAGGAGGGTGGTCGTCACACCCCGTTCTTCAAGGGCTACCGTCCCCAGTTCTACTTCCGCACGACGGACGTGACCGGAACGGTGAAGCTGCCGGACAACGTGGAGATGGTGATGCCGGGCGACAACATCGCCATCGAGGTGGACCTCATCACCCCCGTGGCGATGGAGAAGGAGCTGCGCTTCGCCGTCCGTGAGGGTGGCCGTACCGTGGGCGCCGGCGTCGTGGCCGAAGTCATCGAGTAG